In one window of Syngnathus scovelli strain Florida chromosome 22, RoL_Ssco_1.2, whole genome shotgun sequence DNA:
- the LOC125992099 gene encoding leucine-rich repeat neuronal protein 3, with protein sequence MKDVSFVDRLFVGLAVASFVVAVDKRPDCPKLCVCEDRPWFSPSSVYMEAQTVDCNDLGLFNLPEKLPVGTQVLLLQTNNVAKIDKPLDYLANITEIDLSQNNISSMNDVHLGILSQLVSLHMEENRIQELPDRCLAEVANLQELYLNHNLISFISKMAFQGLGKLLRLHLNSNKLKVIHREWFQPMPNLEILMIGENPVLSIDEMNFKPLSSLRSLVLTRMNLSQLPDNALVGLDNLESISFYDNTFPEVPHSALRNAKNLKFLDLNKNPIARIQRGDFVDMLHLKELGINSMPELVSIDSFALNNLPELTKIEATNNPKLSYIHPNAFYKLPRLETLMLNGNALSALHRITVESLPNLREVSMHSNPIRCDCVVRWMNMNKTNIRFMEPDSLYCVEPPEYEGQHVRQVHFREMMEICLPLISPESMPGHIRVRSRNSVSLHCRAFAEPEPEIYWITPSGNKVMPNTVSDKFYMHPEGTFDIYDITEKEAGPYTCVAHNVVGADLKSVSVEVNGYFPQPANGSLDVKVKSVGTNAVLVWWKSSPGTLAPSIKWYALSNARHPAASFSTRVPSDIQIYNLTHLNPATQYIVCVDVRSIHYKHDTKCVNVTTKGLELTAKDTEKWDTALITSFGVLLAGISLGCLLIYVSLRIHQLNGDLRKCDSKALLLPTEASDGRPTFFRFSGRVLPNGVEVKATVINVSDNAF encoded by the coding sequence ATGAAGGACGTGTCGTTCGTGGATCGTCTTTTCGTCGGCTTGGCCGTGGCTTCTTTTGTTGTGGCCGTTGATAAACGGCCGGACTGCCCCAAACTTTGCGTCTGCGAGGACAGACCCTGGTTCTCCCCGAGTTCTGTATACATGGAGGCCCAGACTGTTGACTGTAATGATTTGGGACTATTTAACCTGCCGGAGAAACTACCCGTGGGTACGCAAGTACTGTTACTGCAAACAAATAATGTTGCAAAAATAGACAAACCCTTGGATTACCTCGCCAACATCACCGAGATTGATTTATCGCAAAATAATATCTCGTCCATGAACGACGTCCATCTCGGGATTCTGTCTCAGCTTGTGTCGCTACATATGGAGGAGAACCGAATACAAGAACTTCCCGACCGATGTCTGGCGGAGGTGGCCAATCTTCAAGAGCTCTATCTCAATCACAACCTCATCTCCTTCATTTCCAAAATGGCTTTCCAGGGTCTCGGCAAGCTTCTACGACTCCATCTCAATTCTAATAAGCTGAAAGTTATTCACAGAGAGTGGTTCCAACCCATGCCCAACCTGGAGATTCTAATGATTGGCGAGAATCCCGTGCTGTCTATCGACGAGATGAATTTCAAACCTCTCAGCAGCCTCCGCAGTCTCGTTCTCACCAGAATGAACCTGTCGCAGCTCCCCGACAACGCTTTGGTCGGCCTAGATAACTTAGAAAGCATTTCCTTCTACGATAACACTTTCCCGGAGGTGCCGCATTCCGCCTTGAGAAATGCGAAAAACTTGAAATTTTTGGATCTGAATAAAAATCCAATTGCCAGAATACAGCGAGGGGATTTTGTGGACATGCTGCATTTAAAGGAGCTGGGGATTAATAgcatgccggagctcgtttccaTCGACAGCTTCGCCCTGAATAATCTGCCCGAGCTAACCAAAATAGAAGCCACCAATAACCCGAAACTATCTTACATCCACCCCAACGCGTTCTACAAACTGCCGCGGCTGGAAACGCTCATGCTCAACGGCAACGCTCTCAGCGCCCTCCACAGAATTACCGTGGAGTCGCTGCCAAATCTCAGAGAGGTTAGCATGCATAGCAACCCCATCCGCTGCGACTGCGTGGTACGCTGGATGAACATGAACAAGACCAACATTCGCTTCATGGAGCCCGACTCGCTCTACTGCGTCGAGCCTCCGGAGTACGAGGGCCAGCATGTCCGACAGGTTCACTTCAGGGAGATGATGGAGATTTGTCTGCCGCTCATATCTCCCGAAAGTATGCCCGGGCATATCAGAGTACGGAGCAGGAACTCCGTGTCGCTCCATTGCAGGGCTTTTGCCGAACCAGAGCCGGAGATCTACTGGATCACCCCGTCCGGGAATAAAGTCATGCCCAACACGGTGTCCGATAAATTCTACATGCACCCGGAAGGGACCTTTGACATCTACGACATCACCGAAAAAGAAGCGGGTCCTTACACCTGCGTCGCCCACAACGTCGTCGGAGCCGATCTTAAATCGGTTTCCGTCGAGGTCAACGGATATTTCCCTCAACCCGCAAACGGTTCCCTGGATGTCAAGGTCAAGTCGGTCGGGACCAACGCCGTCCTGGTTTGGTGGAAGTCGAGTCCGGGGACACTGGCTCCAAGTATTAAATGGTACGCCCTGTCAAATGCTCGCCATCCCGCCGCTTCCTTCTCCACCAGGGTGCCCTCTGACATCCAAATCTACAACCTTACCCATCTCAACCCTGCCACTCAGTATATAGTATGCGTGGACGTCCGCAGTATCCATTACAAGCATGACACCAAATGTGTCAATGTCACCACCAAGGGATTAGAGCTCACGGCCAAGGACACGGAAAAATGGGACACGGCGCTAATCACATCCTTTGGTGTGCTCCTAGCTGGAATTTCACTGGGCTGTCTACTTATTTATGTGTCTCTGAGGATCCACCAACTTAATGGGGATTTAAGGAAATGCGACTCCAAAGCTTTGCTGTTACCGACGGAAGCTTCAGACGGGCGCCCGACTTTCTTTCGGTTTTCCGGTCGGGTGCTGCCGAACGGCGTGGAAGTGAAAGCGACGGTCATAAACGTATCTGACAATGCCTTTTAA